From Coffea arabica cultivar ET-39 chromosome 2e, Coffea Arabica ET-39 HiFi, whole genome shotgun sequence, the proteins below share one genomic window:
- the LOC140036424 gene encoding uncharacterized protein — protein MTHVKDVITLASRVTVYVHNRKWILSWLRKRPGWREIVRPAKTRFGTNFIALKNLHDLKQHLEALVTSSAYKKELKNEKGKEVKQIALDGKFWNNCLIIVRIMGPIMRLLRICDSDEKPSLGYVYEGMWRVVSGINELFKNKKKFYGPYIDIIDRRWDNMLKKDLHAAAFWLNPAFQYDRDSPCHMPEIMKSVLEVMQKLKMDGLQYMMDEISMFRSKNQSFGFQFAQNTYKTARPDEWWRLFGNDAPHLQKLAIKLLSQTFSSSGCERNWSVFERIHTKKRNRLEHQRLNDLVYIHYNLRLKNRLSYKKRSYDPLDYEAIDKVEFWIVDEEQEGELDYDELEEMIEEEFPKTGEDGPSQSRKKDTNIVQLDDEDDLDDIDLKSYEIGDKDDENEDEK, from the exons ATGACTCATGTGAAAGATGTAATTACTCTTGCTTCAAGAGTCACTGTGTATGTTCATAATCGAAAGTGGATTCTTAGTTGGTTAAGAAAAAGGCCTGGTTGGAGAGAGATTGTTCGTCCTGCCAAAACTCGATTTGGTACTAATTTTATTGCTTTGAAAAATCTTCATGATTTGAAACAACATTTAGAGGCTTTAGTGACTTCTAGTGCATACAAGAAAgagttgaaaaatgaaaaaggtaaAGAAGTCAAACAAATTGCTCTTGATGGCAAGTTTTGGAATAATTGTTTGATTATTGTGAGAATTATGGGCCCAATTATGCGCTTGTTGCGTATTTGTGATTCTGATGAAAAACCTTCATTGGGTTATGTATATGAAGGCATGTGGAGAGTTGTTAGTGGCATTAATGAGCTGTTTAAGAACAAAAAAAAGTTCTATGGCCCATACATTGATATAATAGATAGGAGATGGGATAATATGTTGAAAAAAGATCTTCATGCGGCTGCTTTTTGGTTGAATCCGGCCTTCCAATATGATAGAGACAGCCCTTGTCATATGCCTGAGATTATGAAAAGTGTTTTAGAAGTCATGCAAAAGTTGAAAATGGATGGACTTCAatacatgatggatgaaatATCAATGTTTAGATCAAAGAACCAAAGTTTTGGATTTCAATTTGCCCAAAATACTTACAAGACTGCCCGTCCAG ATGAGTGGTGGAGATTGTTTGGTAATGATGCTCCACATTTACAAAAGTTGGCAATTAAACTCTTGAGTCAAACTTTTTCTTCTTCGGGATGTGAACGCAATTGGAGTGTATTTGAACGCATCCATACCAAAAAGAGAAATAGACTTGAACATCAAAGGTTGAATGATCTTGTTTATATTCATTATAATTTACGTTTGAAGAATAG GCTTTCATATAAAAAGAGGTCTTATGATCCGCTGGATTATGAAGCTATTGATAAAGTTGAATTTTGGATAGTTGATGAGGAACAAGAAGGAGAGCTTGATTATGATGAGTTAGAAGAAATGATCGAAGAAGAATTTCCCAAAACTGGTGAAGATGGACCCTCTCAATCAC GTAAGAAAGACACAAATATTGTGCAACTTGATGATGAGGATGATCTTGATGATATCGATTTGAAAAGTTATGAAATTGGAGATAAGgatgatgaaaatgaagatgaaaaataG